The proteins below are encoded in one region of Drosophila santomea strain STO CAGO 1482 chromosome 3R, Prin_Dsan_1.1, whole genome shotgun sequence:
- the LOC120454424 gene encoding protein tramtrack, alpha isoform isoform X1: MKMASQRFCLRWNNHQSNLLSVFDQLLHAETFTDVTLAVEGQYLKAHKMVLSACSPYFNALFVNHPEKHPIVILKDVPYSDMKSLLDFMYRGEVSVDQERLTAFLRVAESLRIKGLTEVNDDKPSPAAAATGAGAAGSESTPTPPQLQRIQPYLVPQRNRSQAGGLLASAANAGNTPTLPVQPSLLSSALMPKRKRGRPRKLSGSSNGTGNDYDDFDRENMMNDSSDLGNGKLGNESYSGNDDGSDDNQPTAGHTDDLNESRDSLPSKRSKNSKDHRVVSQHEDNSTSVTPTKATPELSQRLFGSSSTTISAAASGGGGTSLSEPISLLEISDERDSAPVHLPTILGLKIRAVNTTTPTQQGSPQTPSKSKPKMKQVTGGMNSNSLLKQQLRGGAKDPEVPAGPRLTVAVAPNAILNVEDQSAEIPKKNQDEVNACLGLHSLANAAEQQAAQVASSGNLHHQLLLHMAANNSMLNTTDYYQQQQQESPSSAGQFMDDDMDLLSLNEQQIKSDEPDHEMVTLADENAGLPGYQGHEAEATPKQEGSPAPETPTAPPPTPRSGKKGAKRPIQRRRVRRKAQSTLDDQAEHLTEMSVRGLDLFRYASVVEGVYRCTECAKENMQKTFKNKYSFQRHAFLYHEGKHRKVFPCPVCSKEFSRPDKMKNHLKMTHENFTPPKDIGAFSPLKYLISAAAAGDMHATIYQQQQDHYHRQLAEQLEQQNASFDSRDSSLILPDVKMEHAEDQDADQEAELSDGGYDASNPAAAAAAMLSLQHDVIIKDEIQISPSPSPTPPASCAVAEGKSLALASTAQTAT; encoded by the exons ATGAAGATGGCATCTCAACGCTTCTGCCTGCGGTGGAACAACCACCAGAGCAACCTCCTCTCCGTCTTCGACCAGCTGTTGCACGCAGAAACCTTCACAGATGTGACGCTGGCCGTCGAGGGGCAATACCTGAAGGCACACAAG ATGGTGCTATCCGCCTGCAGTCCCTACTTCAATGCGCTCTTTGTAAATCACCCGGAAAAGCACCCGATTGTCATACTTAAGGATGTGCCCTACTCGGACATGAAGTCGTTGCTAGACTTCATGTACAGGGGCGAGGTCTCAGTGGACCAGGAGCGACTCACTGCATTCCTGCGCGTGGCCGAGAGCCTGCGCATCAAGGGCCTCACCGAGGTCAACGACGATAAGCCCTcgccggcagcagcagctacaggAGCGGGCGCGGCGGGCTCTGAGAGCACACCCACTCCTCCCCAGCTGCAGCGCATCCAGCCGTATTTGGTGCCCCAGCGGAATCGCTCGCAGGCCGGCGGTCTGCTGGCCAGTGCCGCCAACGCCGGAAACACGCCCACCCTGCCGGTGCAGCCATCGCTACTCAGCTCGGCCCTGATGCCCAAGCGAAAGAGGGGCAGACCACGGAAGCTATCTGGCAGCTCGAACGGCACGGGGAACGACTACGACGACTTCGATCGCGAGAACATGATGAACGACTCCTCCGATCTGGGCAATGGTAAACTGGGCAACGAGTCCTACTCTGGCAATGACGATGGATCCGACGACAATCAGCCGACTGCAGGACACACGGATGATCTAAAT GAAAGTCGCGATTCTCTGCCCTCGAAACGATCAAAGAACTCCAAGGATCACCGCGTAGTGAGCCAGCATGAAGACAACAGCACTTCCG TTACTCCAACCAAGGCCACTCCAGAGCTCTCCCAGCGGCTCTTCGGCTCCTCTTCGACGACCATTTCAGCAGCGGCTTCAGGCGGCGGTGGAACTTCCCTTTCGGAACCCATTTCCCTGCTGGAGATCAGCGACGAGCGTGACTCCGCTCCGGTTCACCTGCCCACTATTTTGGGCCTGAAGATACGCGCCGTTAACACCACAACGCCCACGCAGCAGGGATCTCCTCAGACGCCCTCGAAGTCCAAGCCGAAGATGAAGCAGGTGACGGGAGGCATGAACAGCAACTCGCTGCTCAAGCAGCAGCTGCGAGGTGGAGCCAAGGATCCCGAGGTGCCCGCCGGCCCCAGGCTCACGGTGGCAGTGGCCCCCAATGCCATCCTAAATGTCGAGGATCAGTCCGCGGAGATCCCGAAGAAGAACCAGGACGAGGTGAACGCCTGCCTTGGTCTGCACTCGCTGGCCAATGCCGCCGAGCAGCAGGCCGCTCAGGTGGCCAGCAGCGGGAACCTGCACCACCAGCTACTGCTCCACATGGCGGCAAACAACTCCATGCTGAACACCACCGACtactaccagcagcagcagcaggaatcTCCCTCGAGTGCTGGCCAGTTTATGGATGACGATATGGACCTGCTGTCCCTGAATGAGCAACAGATCAAAAGCGATGAGCCCGATCATGAAATGGTAACCCTGGCTGATGAGAACGCTGGTTTGCCTGGCTATCAGGGACACGAAGCGGAAGCCACACCTAAGCAGGAAGGTTCGCCTGCCCCGGAGACACCAACGGcgccaccacccacacccagAAGTGGAAAGAAGGGCGCCAAGCGACCCATTCAGCGGCGGAGAGTTCGGCGCAAGGCGCAGTCGACGCTGGATGACCAAGCGGAACACCTGACGGAGATGTCCGTGCGGGGACTGGACCTCTTCCGGTATGCGAGTGTCGTGGAGGGCGTCTACCGCTGCACCGAGTGCGCCAAGGAGAACATGCAGAAGACATTCAAGAACAAGTACAGCTTCCAGCGACACGCCTTTCTCTACCACGAGGGCAAGCATCGCAAGGTGTTCCCCTGCCCCGTGTGCTCCAAAGAGTTCTCGCGACCAGACAAAATGAAGAACCACCTCAAGATGACCCACGAGAACTTTACGCCGCCGAAGGACATCGGAGCCTTCAGCCCCCTAAAGTACTTGATCAGTGCAGCGGCTGCTGGGGACATGCACGCCACGATctatcagcagcagcaagatcATTACCATCGGCAGTTGGCCGAGCAACTGGAGCAGCAAAACGCCTCCTTTGACAGCCGGGACAGTTCGCTTATCCTGCCTGACGTGAAGATGGAGCATGCGGAAGACCAGGATGCGGATCAGGAGGCGGAACTGAGCGATGGTGGCTACGATGCCTCCAACccggcagcagctgcagccgcCATGCTGAGCCTCCAACACGATGTAATCATCAAGGATGAGATACAAATCTCGCCGTCGCCCTCGCCCACACCGCCCGCCTCCTGCGCTGTGGCAGAGGGCAAGTCCTTGGCTTTGGCCTCCACCGCACAAACTGCAACGTAA
- the LOC120454424 gene encoding protein tramtrack, beta isoform isoform X2, whose product MKMASQRFCLRWNNHQSNLLSVFDQLLHAETFTDVTLAVEGQYLKAHKMVLSACSPYFNALFVNHPEKHPIVILKDVPYSDMKSLLDFMYRGEVSVDQERLTAFLRVAESLRIKGLTEVNDDKPSPAAAATGAGAAGSESTPTPPQLQRIQPYLVPQRNRSQAGGLLASAANAGNTPTLPVQPSLLSSALMPKRKRGRPRKLSGSSNGTGNDYDDFDRENMMNDSSDLGNGKLGNESYSGNDDGSDDNQPTAGHTDDLNESRDSLPSKRSKNSKDHRVVSQHEDNSTSDGNDSDGEGLDTSYMEPQLMLDEYDEPVEFKYNPLTDNSSPTQDQTDGSHLNEQARQQAFLIAAQRKHQADTAAAAAAGGGLKLNIIGMAAGGAQVKSMVSIPKLTPIGKVNAASTPLVSPAGSFSTASVKPRVQKRPKLAKQNGDVKPAVFSSQEYLDIYNSNDGFKLKAAGLSGSTPNLSAGLGTPSVKTKLNLSSNVGEGEAEGSVRDYCTKEGEHTYRCKVCSRVYTHISNFCRHYVTSHKRNVKVYPCPFCFKEFTRKDNMTAHVKIIHKIENPSTALATVAAANLAGQPLGISGASTPPPPDLSGQNSNQSLPATSNALSTSSSSSTSSSSGSLGPMTASSAPPAPAAAAQ is encoded by the exons ATGAAGATGGCATCTCAACGCTTCTGCCTGCGGTGGAACAACCACCAGAGCAACCTCCTCTCCGTCTTCGACCAGCTGTTGCACGCAGAAACCTTCACAGATGTGACGCTGGCCGTCGAGGGGCAATACCTGAAGGCACACAAG ATGGTGCTATCCGCCTGCAGTCCCTACTTCAATGCGCTCTTTGTAAATCACCCGGAAAAGCACCCGATTGTCATACTTAAGGATGTGCCCTACTCGGACATGAAGTCGTTGCTAGACTTCATGTACAGGGGCGAGGTCTCAGTGGACCAGGAGCGACTCACTGCATTCCTGCGCGTGGCCGAGAGCCTGCGCATCAAGGGCCTCACCGAGGTCAACGACGATAAGCCCTcgccggcagcagcagctacaggAGCGGGCGCGGCGGGCTCTGAGAGCACACCCACTCCTCCCCAGCTGCAGCGCATCCAGCCGTATTTGGTGCCCCAGCGGAATCGCTCGCAGGCCGGCGGTCTGCTGGCCAGTGCCGCCAACGCCGGAAACACGCCCACCCTGCCGGTGCAGCCATCGCTACTCAGCTCGGCCCTGATGCCCAAGCGAAAGAGGGGCAGACCACGGAAGCTATCTGGCAGCTCGAACGGCACGGGGAACGACTACGACGACTTCGATCGCGAGAACATGATGAACGACTCCTCCGATCTGGGCAATGGTAAACTGGGCAACGAGTCCTACTCTGGCAATGACGATGGATCCGACGACAATCAGCCGACTGCAGGACACACGGATGATCTAAAT GAAAGTCGCGATTCTCTGCCCTCGAAACGATCAAAGAACTCCAAGGATCACCGCGTAGTGAGCCAGCATGAAGACAACAGCACTTCCG aCGGAAACGACAGCGACGGCGAAGGTCTGGACACATCATATATGGAACCCCAACTTATGCTGGACGAATATGACGAGCCCGTAGAGTTCAAGTACAACCCGCTCACCGACAACAGCTCACCCACGCAGGACCAAACGGATGGCAGCCACCTCAACGAGCAGGCGCGCCAACAAGCCTTCCTCATCGCTGCCCAACGGAAGCACCAGGCGGatacagcagcagcggcggcggcgggcGGCGGACTCAAGCTTAATATTATCGGAATGGCGGCTGGTGGGGCGCAGGTTAAAAGCATGGTCAGCATACCCAAACTGACGCCCATTGGCAAGGTCAACGCCGCCTCCACGCCACTGGTCTCGCCTGCCGGCTCATTTTCCACGGCCTCGGTCAAGCCGCGCGTCCAAAAACGGCCAAAACTGGCCAAACAGAACGGCGATGTAAAGCCGGCTGTGTTCTCCAGCCAGGAATACCTCGACATTTACAACAGCAACGACGGATTCAAGTTAAAGGCCGCTGGTTTGAGCGGAAGCACGCCGAACCTGAGTGCTGGACTGGGAACTCCCTCCGTGAAGACCAAGCTGAATCTGAGCAGCAATGTGGGCGAGGGCGAGGCGGAGGGCTCAGTGAGGGACTACTGCACCAAAGAGGGCGAGCATACGTACCGCTGCAAAGTCTGCTCCCGCGTCTACACGCACATCAGCAACTTCTGCCGGCACTATGTTACCTCCCACAAGCGAAATGTGAAAGTGTACCCGTGTCCCTTCTGCTTTAAGGAGTTTACGCGCAAGGACAACATGACGGCGCACGTGAAGATCATCCACAAAATCGAGAATCCCTCGACGGCGTTGGCCACAGTGGCGGCAGCGAATTTAGCAGGCCAGCCACTGGGAATTTCGGGTGCCTCGACGCCTCCGCCGCCGGATCTGAGTGGTCAGAACTCAAATCAGTCGCTGCCAGCCACCAGCAATGCGCtatccacctcctcctcctcgtcgacGTCCTCGTCCAGCGGATCCCTGGGTCCGATGACGGCCTCCTCAGCACCgccagcaccagcagctgcGGCGCAGTAA
- the LOC120454425 gene encoding cleavage stimulation factor subunit 1 translates to MRDEILDPNNLVKNREILYRLMISQLMYDGLEKFAMELSMLVKADQCAPSERLLHVMIAGMQTLSDKDKTPSDDVLPGIDLEFEPEASALAPEPHSYETAYVTSHKQACRAGAFSCDGSLVATGSVDASIKILDVERMLAKSAPEDIEPGREQQGHPVIRTLYDHTDEVSYLEFHPKEHILASASRDGTVKLFDIAKPSVKKAHKVFTDCEPVLCLSFHPTGDYVAIGTEHNVLRVYDVATTQCFVSAIPSQQHKAGVTCVKYSPTGKLYATGSYDGDIKIWDGISGRCINTIAEAHGGAAICSLEFTRNGKYLLSSGMDSLVYLWELCTSRPIQTYTGAGTTGKQEHQTEAVFNHTEDYVLFPDEATTSLCSWNSRNGCRLTLNSLGHNGPVRYITHSPNAPAFLTCSDDFRARFWYRRANNQ, encoded by the exons ATGCGCGATGAGATTTTGGACCCCAATAACCTGGTGAAGAACCGGGAGATACTCTACCGCCTGATGATCAGCCAGCTAATGTACGACGGGCTGGAGAAGTTCGCCATGGAGCTGTCCATGCTGGTGAAGGCGGACCAGTGCGCTCCGAGTGAACGCCTGCTGCACGTAATGATTGCAGGGATGCAGACGCTGAGCGACAAGGACAAGACGCCCTCGGATGATGTGTTGCCCGGCATAGACTTGGAGTTCGAGCCGGAGGCTTCGGCTTTGGCCCCGGAACCACATTCCTACGAAACTGCGTACGTGACCTCGCACAAACAGGCATGTCGCGCCGGCGCCTTCAGCTGCGATGGTTCGCTGGTGGCCACCGGGAGTGTAGATGCCAGCATCAAGATTCTGGACGTGGAGCGGATGCTGGCCAAGTCTGCGCCCGAAGACATCGAGCCGGGCAGGGAGCAACAAGGCCATCCAGTGATTCGCACGCTCTATGACCACACTGATGAAGTGTCCTACCTGGAGTTCCACCCCAAGGAGCACATCCTGGCCTCCGCCTCCCGCGATGGCACTGTCAAATTGTTTGACATTGCCAAGCCCTCGGTAAAGAAGGCCCACAAGGTGTTCACCGACTGCGAGCCGGTGCTGTGCCTGTCTTTTCACCCTACTGGTGACTACGTAGCCATCGGAACGGAACACAACGTCTTACGGGTCTACGATGTGGCCACCACCCAATGCTTTGTGAGTGCCATTCCCTCGCAGCAGCACAAGGCTGGAGTCACTTGCGTGAAATATTCGCCTACGGGAAAACTCTACGCCACCGGCAGTTATGATGGTGACATAAAAATATGGGATGGGATCAGCGGGCGCTGCATCAACACGATTGCCGAGGCGCATGGCGGAGCGGCAATTTGCTCACTGGAGTTTACCAGAAACGGGAAG TACCTCTTATCTTCCGGTATGGATTCCCTGGTTTATCTGTGGGAGTTGTGCACCAGTCGTCCCATTCAGACGTACACGGGTGCTGGAACCACCGGCAAGCAGGAGCACCAGACGGAGGCTGTTTTCAACCACACGGAGGACTACGTGCTGTTTCCCGATGAGGCCACCACCTCGCTTTGCTCGTGGAACTCACGTAACGGATGTCGTCTGACCCTCAACTCTCTTGGACACAACGGACCTGTGCGCTACATCACGCACTCGCCCAACGCTCCTGCTTTCCTCACCTGCTCCGACGACTTTCGCGCACGTTTCTGGTACCGAAGGGCCAATAATCAGTAA
- the LOC120454426 gene encoding nucleolar protein 16, with product MKIRKNHARKRYRYNVNRKTMNKTRSSTGKIKDPRMKKMWMEDQRVGTNFSEMGLAQDVNKAIAIPSYKKDRLLAARVVNGFLEEELDEDERRALGLKKPVVEEGPKRGYVVQELEQLASERADPEFRLPKGVVKELSYFLNKHKFNYKAMVADRKNFGQLTWRQFRLKIRRFMSIPEQFNVYLEQKKLPVGVKPDWEEYESDSEWK from the exons ATGAAGATCCGCAAGAATCATGCTCGCAAGCGTTACCGCTACAACGTAAACCGCAAGACGATGAATAAAACCCGGAGTTCCACCGGAAAAATTAAGGA CCCCAGAATGAAGAAGATGTGGATGGAGGACCAGCGTGTGGGCACGAACTTCAGTGAAATGGGATTGGCCCAGGACGTCAACAAGGCCATAGCGATTCCCAGCTACAAGAAGGATCGTCTCCTGGCGGCTCGAGTTGTGAATGGGTTtctggaggaggagctggacgAGGATGAGCGCCGTGCACTTGGTCTCAAGAAACCAGTCGTGGAGGAGGGTCCAAAACGAGGATACGTGGTCCAGGAACTAGAACAACTTGCTAGCGAGCGTGCCGACCCAGAATTCAG ATTGCCCAAGGGCGTGGTCAAGGAACTGTCCTACTTCCTTAACAAGCATAAGTTTAACTACAAGGCGATGGTTGCGGACCGGAAAAACTTTGGCCAATTGACGTGGCGGCAGTTTCGCTTGAAGATTCGCAGGTTTATGTCGATTCCAGAGCAGTTCAACGTTTACCTGGAGCAGAAGAAGTTGCCCGTGGGCGTGAAACCGGACTGGGAGGAATACGAGTCGGACAGTGAATGGAAATAA
- the LOC120452733 gene encoding elongation factor 1-alpha 2, which translates to MGKEKIHINIVVIGHVDSGKSTTTGHLIYKCGGIDKRTIEKFEKEAQEMGKGSFKYAWVLDKLKAERERGITIDIALWKFETSKYYVTIIDAPGHRDFIKNMITGTSQADCAVLIVAAGTGEFEAGISKNGQTREHALLAFTLGVKQLIVGVNKMDSTEPPYSEARYEEIKKEVSSYIKKIGYNPASVAFVPISGWHGDNMLEPSEKMPWFKGWSVERKEGKAEGKCLIDALDAILPPQRPTDKPLRLPLQDVYKIGGIGTVPVGRVETGLLKPGMVVNFAPVNLVTEVKSVEMHHEALTEAMPGDNVGFNVKNVSVKELRRGYVAGDSKNNPPRGAADFTAQVIVLNHPGQIANGYTPVLDCHTAHIACKFSEIKEKCDRRTGKTTETEPKAIKSGDAAIIVLVPSKPLCVESFQEFPPLGRFAVRDMRQTVAVGVIKSVNFKETTSGKVTKAAEKAQKKK; encoded by the exons ATGGGCAAGGAGAAGATCCATATTAACATTGTGGTCATTGGCCATGTGGACTCCGGCAAGTCGACGACCACCGGCCACCTGATCTACAAATGCGGCGGCATCGACAAGCGTACGATCGAGAAGTTCGAGAAGGAGGCCCAGGAAATGGGAAAGGGCTCCTTCAAGTACGCTTGGGTGCTGGACAAGCTGAAGGCGGAGCGCGAGCGCGGCATCACCATCGACATTGCCCTGTGGAAGTTCGAGACGTCCAAGTACTATGTGACCATTATCGATGCCCCTGGTCATAGGGATTTCATCAAGAACATGATTACCGGTACCTCTCAGGCCGATTGTGCGGTGCTTATAGTCGCCGCCGGAACTGGTGAGTTCGAGGCCGGGATCTCCAAGAACGGGCAGACCCGCGAGCACGCCCTTTTGGCCTTCACGCTGGGCGTGAAGCAGCTCATTGTGGGCGTCAACAAGATGGACTCCACTGAGCCCCCGTACAGCGAGGCCCGCTACGAGGAGATCAAGAAGGAGGTGTCCTCGTACATCAAGAAGATTGGCTACAATCCGGCCTCCGTGGCCTTCGTCCCCATCTCCGGATGGCACGGCGACAATATGCTGGAGCCCTCCGAGAAGATGCCCTGGTTCAAGGGATGGTCCGTGGAGCGCAAGGAAGGCAAGGCAGAAGGCAAGTGCTTGATCGACGCGCTGGACGCGATCCTGCCACCCCAGCGTCCCACCGACAAGCCGCTGCGTCTGCCCCTCCAGGATGTCTACAAGATCGGAGGCATCGGAACCGTACCAGTGGGTCGTGTGGAGACTGGTCTCCTCAAGCCAG GCATGGTCGTCAACTTTGCGCCGGTCAACCTGGTCACCGAAGTAAAGTCGGTGGAGATGCACCACGAGGCTCTCACCGAGGCGATGCCCGGCGACAACGTCGGCTTCAACGTGAAGAACGTGTCCGTGAAGGAGCTCCGTCGTGGCTACGTGGCCGGCGATTCCAAGAACAATCCTCCTAGGGGAGCAGCCGATTTTACCGCTCAG GTGATTGTGCTCAACCATCCGGGTCAGATTGCCAATGGCTACACTCCCGTTTTGGATTGCCACACGGCGCACATTGCCTGCAAGTTTTCCGAGATCAAGGAGAAGTGCGACCGTCGTACGGGCAAGACCACCGAGACGGAGCCGAAGGCTATCAAGTCCGGGGATGCGGCCATCATTGTGCTGGTGCCCAGCAAGCCGCTGTGCGTAGAGAGCTTCCAGGAGTTCCCACCGCTGGGACGGTTCGCTGTGCGCGATATGAGGCAGACCGTGGCCGTGGGCGTCATCAAGTCGGTCAACTTTAAAGAGACGACCTCGGGCAAGGTGACAAAAGCCGCTGAGAAGGCACAGAAGAAGAAATAA
- the LOC120452738 gene encoding tubulin-specific chaperone A: MTDPRIRQLVIKSGVVRRLTREKYCYAKEVVTEQARMEKLRGDGADDHVLRKQEEVIQECIMMVPDSKRRLQKEYEVLEKYLADEQDLQETEAYTKAAEILKAAKAELEA, translated from the exons ATGACAGACCCTCGCATCCGGCAGCTGGTAATTAAGTCCGGAGTGGTCAGGCGGTTGACCAGGGAGAAGTACTGCTACGCCAAGGAAGTGGTGACCGAGCAGGCCAGGATGGAGAAGCTCAGGGGCGACGGAGCCGACGACCACGTACTGCGCAAGCAGGAGGAGGTCATCCAGGAGTGCATCATGATGGTGCCTGACTCCAAGAGAAG ACTGCAAAAGGAGTATGAGGTTCTGGAGAAGTACCTCGCCGATGAGCAGGACCTTCAGGAGACAGAGGCGTATACGAAGGCAGCGGAGATCCTCAAAGCAGCCAAAGCTGAGCTGGAGGCCTAA
- the LOC120452736 gene encoding uncharacterized protein LOC120452736 produces the protein MKPPHKKHRLSEIKANIQQIISSLGQLEQQSSGSGRAFDVHRAEELQRCTATLLDELDQVPAQQVVDEQKQRKRRRRLDRRSKRRVKLASIKSEPTEQKYSIEPPRNPALKQAEHISLRKQRDAASILETFDLLEKLCESRGGDKAALSQKLTHMRRVWRRVQEETQAGNVKESKKVASLESQWKAVFFGPSMPATKVNKGKFLEIRSTWDSYISYCGRGSCIPRGWVLPSTKPTAQWAAYRCTT, from the exons atgaaaccgCCGCATAAAAAGCATAGATTGAGTGAAATTAAAGCCAATATTCAGCAGATTATATCGAGTTTGGGGCAACTGGAGCAACAGAGCAGCGGGTCAGGGCGCGCTTTCGATGTGCACCGGGCGGAGGAACTGCAGCGGTGCACGGCAACCCTGCTGGATGAACTTGATCAAGTGCCGGCCCAACAAGTAGTCGacgaacaaaaacaaagaaaacgcCGGCGACGCTTAGACAGACGAAGCAAACGGCGGGTGAAACTTGCATCCATCAAATCAGAGCCCACAGAACAGAAGTACTCAATAGAACCGCCCCGGAATCCCGCACTGAAACAGGCGGAGCACATATCCCTGCGCAAGCAACGGGATGCCGCCTCCATTTTGGAGACCTTCGACCTTCTGGAGAAACTATGCGAATCTCGTGGGGGAGACAAAGCTGCCCTTAGCCAAAAACTAACCCACATGCGTCGTGTTTGGCGAAGAGTCCAAGAGGAGACTCAAGCTGGCAATGTCAAGGAGTCCAAGAAAGTGGCTTCACTCGAATCTCAATGGAAGGCTGTGTTCTTCGGCCCATCTATGCCAGCGACTAAAGTGAATAAGGGGAAATTTCTTGAAATTCG CTCCACATGGGATTCTTACATAAGCTACTGCGGCAGGGGCTCCTGTATACCCAGAGGATGGGTGCTGCCGTCAACAAAGCCCACAGCTCAGTGGGCGGCCTACCGATGTACCACTTAG
- the LOC120452737 gene encoding nucleoside diphosphate kinase, whose amino-acid sequence MKLLMLGTILAFFSVISATMAANKERTFIMVKPDGVQRGLVGKIIERFEQKGFKLVALKFTWAPKELLEKHYADLSARPFFPGLVNYMNSGPVVPMVWEGLNVVKTGRQMLGATNPADSLPGTIRGDFCIQVGRNIIHGSDAVESAEKEIALWFNEKELVTWTPAAKDWIYE is encoded by the exons ATGAAGCTCCTGATGCTCGGCACGATTTTGGCATTCTTTTCTGTAATCTCGGCGACAATGGCGGCTAACAAGGAGAGGACTTTCATCATGGTCAAGCCCGATGGCGTCCAGCGCGGACTCGTCGGCAAGATCATCGAGCGCTTCGAACAGAAGGGCTTCAAGCTGGTCGCCCTGAAGTTCACCTGG GCCCCCAAGGAGCTGCTGGAGAAGCACTACGCCGATCTGTCTGCCCGTCCCTTCTTCCCCGGACTCGTCAACTACATGAACTCCGGCCCCGTGGTGCCCATGGTGTGGGAGGGTCTGAATGTGGTCAAGACCGGTCGCCAGATGCTCGGCGCCACCAACCCCGCCGACTCCCTGCCCGGCACCATCCGCGGTGACTTCTGCATCCAGGTCGGACGCAACATCATCCACGGCTCCGATGCCGTCGAGTCTGCCGAGAAGGAGATCGCCCTGTGGTTCAACGAGAAGGAGCTGGTCACCTGGACCCCGGCCGCCAAGGACTGGATCTACGAATAG